A single Plectropomus leopardus isolate mb unplaced genomic scaffold, YSFRI_Pleo_2.0 unplaced_scaffold18083, whole genome shotgun sequence DNA region contains:
- the LOC121964989 gene encoding cell wall protein DAN4-like, whose product VDPDLLVFGKYFTSNVRVFPHYYSRGNASEPLPSDKRQFIHPLPPAAPPLTLSPTVKPPTTAGRVLTAVTTTITSTSITTLQSTSQPSTVPTTTAALSSTAETPLASGNYEQTTLTTSTTSLAPSFKTPPSSTAATILSLYNPKTTPAFSDFSATTAQPSTSPLHHHTTTTISQLATSPPPSTAFMGSIESSKQSPNDTKGSLGRNHTAGSEGGQGVSGEDTLESLGPGWHVAAHTLLVAVAICITVLLSCCCSILLVVSWRGQRKRMGRYRTSWRGKRGSMRLIKYVLVRENSSK is encoded by the coding sequence GTGTGGATCCTGACCTGTTGGTGTTTGGAAAATACTTTACCTCCAATGTACGTGTGTTCCCTCACTACTACAGTCGAGGAAACGCCTCAGAGCCGCTGCCCTCAGACAAACGCCAGTTCATCCATCCGCTTCCACCGGCTGCACCTCCTCTGACATTATCTCCCACAGTTAAACCTCCCACCACAGCAGGCAGGGTCCTCACTGCtgtcaccaccaccatcactaGTACCAGTATCACCACACTGCAGAGCACCAGTCAGCCTTCAACAGTTCCCACAACTACAGCTGCTTTATCTTCCACTGCAGAGACTCCACTAGCTTCGGGGAACTATGAACAAACAACCCTGACCACCTCCACCACTTCTCTTGCACCCAGCTTCAAAACACCTCCTTCATCCACCGCAGCAACCATCCTCAGCCTTTACAATCCCAAAACCACTCCTGccttttctgacttttctgCCACGACTGCACAGCCCTCCACATCCCCTCTCCATCACCACACCACCACAACCATCTCTCAGTTGGCCACCAGCCCTCCACCCTCCACAGCCTTTATGGGCAGTATAGAGAGCAGCAAGCAATCCCCCAATGACACCAAGGGCAGCCTGGGAAGGAACCACACTGCAGGCAGTGAGGGAGGCCAGGGTGTCAGCGGGGAGGACACCTTAGAGAGTTTGGGACCAGGGTGGCATGTAGCTGCTCACACCTTGCTGGTTGCGGTGGCCATCTGTATCACAgtgctgctgagctgctgctgttccaTTCTGCTGGTGGTGAGCTGGAGGGGTCAGAGGAAGAGGATGGGGCGATACCGAACATCGTGGAGAGGGAAAAGAGGCTCCATGCGTCTGATAAAGTATGTGCTGGTCAGAGAAAACTCCTCAAA